The proteins below are encoded in one region of Telopea speciosissima isolate NSW1024214 ecotype Mountain lineage chromosome 10, Tspe_v1, whole genome shotgun sequence:
- the LOC122641882 gene encoding DNA ligase 1 isoform X1, producing MEPAKIDWKKVDSRFVEDELYEHINAPKWIDFTAPEDYVDDEAWFCKSDCRHPKTAEDFLRSMPSSKSKHLRSVSVSEILPLGDWNRRDTNLKRRGLISSSNSSMTDSKSDITTESKPPNKFTPDSENKNPNFSTPQNNKSKVMKAAIKSSTEKKKLLDESPSADFTQNNRRPQLKSTLSARNLFGGRDILSQISEFCNELKKLATRAKERENSEAPKVEKESPKKLSGEISGERSEREKEKKPLLQVGEGSSEAKEQEQKQRRKKRNEETENIPNTVDLKNIKSGDERLLLQVRTCPPSPQCFSSPRQPLGSNKNTTTTTPLKPSRTKPTTQGRGILQELKQSNTTPMKEGEPGEKGNAGANKGVSTVPAAGAEVKSLDMFWFLKPCTFLNSVN from the exons ATGGAGCCAGCGAAAATTGACTGGAAGAAAGTCGACTCTAGATTTGTTGAGGACGAACTCTATGAGCACATTAACGCCCCTAAATGGATCGATTTCACTGCTCCTGAAGATTATGTGGACGATGAAGCCTGGTTCTGTAAATCAG ATTGTCGGCACCCAAAGACTGCTGAAGATTTTCTTAGATCGATGCCTTCTTCAAAG TCTAAGCATTTGAGATCAGTTAGCGTTTCTGAAATCCTTCCCTTGGGCGATTGGAATCGGAG AGATACAAACCTGAAAAGAAGAGGTCTTATCTCATCTTCAAATTCATCAATGACCGATTCAAAATCAGACATAACTACGGAATCTAAACCTCCGAACAAGTTCACCCCAGACAGCGAGAACAAGAACCCGAACTTCTCTACTCCTCAGAATAATAAGAGCAAGGTCATGAAAGCAGCGATCAAGTCAAGCACGGAGAAAAAGAAACTATTGGATGAATCTCCTTCTGCAGATTTTACACAGAATAATCGAAGGCCCCAGCTGAAAAGCACTCTATCAGCTCGTAATCTCTTTGGTGGTCGAGATATCTTGAGTCAGATATCTGAGTTCTGCAACGAATTGAAGAAATTGGCGACAAgagcaaaggagagagagaattcagAGGCACCGAAGGTGGAGAAGGAGTCTCCTAAGAAACTCTCTGGCGAGATTTCTggagagaggagtgagagagagaaagagaagaaaccttTGCTACAGGTGGGAGAAGGGAGTTCTGAAGCTAAGGAGCAGGAGCAGAagcagagaaggaagaa AAGAAACGAGGAGACAGAGAACATACCAAATACTGTGGATTTGAAGAACATTAAGTCCGGAGATGAGAGATTATTGTTGCAAGTTCGAACCTGTCCTCCTTCTCCTCAATGCTTCAGTTCCCCTCGTCAGCCATTGGGTTCCAACAaaaacaccaccaccactaccccacTCAAGCCTTCAAGGACAAAACCTACTACT CAGGGCAGAGGTATTCTTCAAGAATTGAAGCAGAGCAATACTACGCCAATGAAGGAAGGAGAGcctggagaaaaaggaaatgccGGTGCAAACAAAGGTGTTTCCACTGTGCCGGCCGCTGGTGCAGAAGTGAAATCCTTGGACATGTTCTGGTTCTTGAAACCTTGCACATTCCTTAATTCAGTCAATTAG
- the LOC122641882 gene encoding DNA ligase 1 isoform X2 → MEPAKIDWKKVDSRFVEDELYEHINAPKWIDFTAPEDYVDDEAWFCKSDCRHPKTAEDFLRSMPSSKSKHLRSVSVSEILPLGDWNRRDTNLKRRGLISSSNSSMTDSKSDITTESKPPNKFTPDSENKNPNFSTPQNNKSKVMKAAIKSSTEKKKLLDESPSADFTQNNRRPQLKSTLSARNLFGGRDILSQISEFCNELKKLATRAKERENSEAPKVEKESPKKLSGEISGERSEREKEKKPLLQVGEGSSEAKEQEQKQRRKKRNEETENIPNTVDLKNIKSGDERLLLQVRTCPPSPQCFSSPRQPLGSNKNTTTTTPLKPSRTKPTTGRGILQELKQSNTTPMKEGEPGEKGNAGANKGVSTVPAAGAEVKSLDMFWFLKPCTFLNSVN, encoded by the exons ATGGAGCCAGCGAAAATTGACTGGAAGAAAGTCGACTCTAGATTTGTTGAGGACGAACTCTATGAGCACATTAACGCCCCTAAATGGATCGATTTCACTGCTCCTGAAGATTATGTGGACGATGAAGCCTGGTTCTGTAAATCAG ATTGTCGGCACCCAAAGACTGCTGAAGATTTTCTTAGATCGATGCCTTCTTCAAAG TCTAAGCATTTGAGATCAGTTAGCGTTTCTGAAATCCTTCCCTTGGGCGATTGGAATCGGAG AGATACAAACCTGAAAAGAAGAGGTCTTATCTCATCTTCAAATTCATCAATGACCGATTCAAAATCAGACATAACTACGGAATCTAAACCTCCGAACAAGTTCACCCCAGACAGCGAGAACAAGAACCCGAACTTCTCTACTCCTCAGAATAATAAGAGCAAGGTCATGAAAGCAGCGATCAAGTCAAGCACGGAGAAAAAGAAACTATTGGATGAATCTCCTTCTGCAGATTTTACACAGAATAATCGAAGGCCCCAGCTGAAAAGCACTCTATCAGCTCGTAATCTCTTTGGTGGTCGAGATATCTTGAGTCAGATATCTGAGTTCTGCAACGAATTGAAGAAATTGGCGACAAgagcaaaggagagagagaattcagAGGCACCGAAGGTGGAGAAGGAGTCTCCTAAGAAACTCTCTGGCGAGATTTCTggagagaggagtgagagagagaaagagaagaaaccttTGCTACAGGTGGGAGAAGGGAGTTCTGAAGCTAAGGAGCAGGAGCAGAagcagagaaggaagaa AAGAAACGAGGAGACAGAGAACATACCAAATACTGTGGATTTGAAGAACATTAAGTCCGGAGATGAGAGATTATTGTTGCAAGTTCGAACCTGTCCTCCTTCTCCTCAATGCTTCAGTTCCCCTCGTCAGCCATTGGGTTCCAACAaaaacaccaccaccactaccccacTCAAGCCTTCAAGGACAAAACCTACTACT GGCAGAGGTATTCTTCAAGAATTGAAGCAGAGCAATACTACGCCAATGAAGGAAGGAGAGcctggagaaaaaggaaatgccGGTGCAAACAAAGGTGTTTCCACTGTGCCGGCCGCTGGTGCAGAAGTGAAATCCTTGGACATGTTCTGGTTCTTGAAACCTTGCACATTCCTTAATTCAGTCAATTAG